The DNA window AAAATCAATGTTATTTGTAGAACTTATGTCAGGACATGTGTTGATATGGGTAGCAGGAAAAGTCCTGTGGCCTGGGAGAGTGTTTGAAAACCTTCTAAGCAAGGATGCCTTGGGCTTGTGGACCTAGAGACTTGGAATAAGTGTGCTATGATTAAACTTCTCTGGAATTTATGTAACAAAAGAGATAACCTATGGATTAAATGGGTGAATTCTTACTACTTAAAGGATGGAGACATTAAGGATGCCAAGATCAAAATTGATAGCACTTGGATCCTTATAAAAAATTATGGAGCAGAGGGATTACATTGATTCTCACTATAGTACCTGGGACGATATGATTACAAAAGGGGAATTTAAGATGCATGAGGTCTATTTGTCTTTGAGTCATTCTCCCATTGTTAATTGGCATAAGCTTCTGCTGAGAAATCTAGCTAGACCAAGGGCCCTGTTCATGCTTCGACTTGTTTGTTATGAGCGTCTTCCTACTAAAAATAGGCTCTTTAAATTTGGTATGATTAATAACTCTAATTGTATCTTTTGTAGACAGGAAGAGACTAATGGCCATGTTTTGTTTGACTGCGAGGAGTTGCAGTTCATTTGGATAGCAATTTTGAATTGGATCAATGTTGTTCATGTCCCAATGAGTTGGCAGCAAGAGATCGTTTGGTGTATCACTCATAGCACTAAAAAAGGTTGGAGAGCAACTCTCTTGAAACTTGCTTTAGCAGAGACAGTATACGGCATTTGGTCCTATAGAAAATTGTTTCCAAGCGGATCGTAATGTAATCATTCAAGAGATAAAAAACAAGATTGTGTATCGGGGATGAGGATGTAGATCTATTAAGCCTAATCTAATTAGTCTTATGTTAGATTAGCTTACCTTCTTGTTGCTTTGTTTTGTTGGCTAGCTGGATCCTAGGATTGCTTTGTTTTTGTTTAATAAAGTCTTTtatattcaaaaataataataataataagtaggATTTTAAATTTTTAAGCAAATCATAAATAGTAAACAAAATAGACAAAAAGAAAAGTCAAAACGAACTTATGATTACTAGTGTTTTTATTTCGTATAACAAAGTGCATAACTAACACGTTATGCACGATGTTGAGTACACATAATTCACAACGACGCAGTACAACATAGAGATGCAGTGAAGCTGGGTATActgcatattatttatttatttatttatacataTAATGTCGTTGTGTGTTGGAGAAGAGAGATTTAACAGTTTTTAGTGCACCAACAGCGAAAATCATCCCTGCACCTCCCACTAAGTAAGTGCTCTTTCTGCTTACAATGCTTGTTACAGTTACCATCTGGGATGCATGGTCCCTTGAATGTGTCAGACAAATTCTCACAAGT is part of the Vicia villosa cultivar HV-30 ecotype Madison, WI linkage group LG2, Vvil1.0, whole genome shotgun sequence genome and encodes:
- the LOC131647824 gene encoding defensin Lc-def-like isoform X1, with amino-acid sequence MEKKAVAALSFLFLVLFVAQEIAVTDAKTCENLSDTFKGPCIPDGNCNKHCKQKEHLLSGRCRDDFRCWCTKNC